A region of the Acidobacteriota bacterium genome:
CGGCCTGCGGCGCTTCGTCGACGCTGATCCCGAGCAGGGTGAATCGATCCACGGGCAACTCGGCGACCAGCTCGCGCAGCGCCGGCCGCTCGACGGCGCACCGCCGGCACCCGGTCGCCCAGAAGTCGATCAGCAACACCCGGCCGGCGTAGGCCGACAGGCGATCCTCGGACCCGTCCAGCCGCCGGCCGACCATCTCCGACAAGGCGCCCCCGACGGTCGCGTGCCGGATGCCGTGAAGCAGGTCCGCCTCGGCCGCCGCGAGGGTCGGCGGAATGGATGCGAAGGGGCTGCCCGGCTCTTGCGCCGGGGCGAACGACTCCTGCTCCACCCCGGCACTCAGACCGGCCGCCGCCTCCAGCGCGCGCTGCCGCCGCGCTTCGCGGACGCCGGGCTGCGACCAGAAGCCGTTGGCGGACCGCATCAGGCCGACCGCAACGTAGTACCGCGCCAGGGCGCGCACCGCCGGATCGGCAGCGTTCGCCGCCATCCGTTCGAAGAACGCGTCGATCTCCCGCGCCATCGACTGACCGTTCGGCGCGAACGTCCGACCGGCGTCCAACTGCATCATGACGCGCGGCCACTCGTCGAAGCGGGGCGCGTGGGCGGCCAAGGTCCGCGCCCCCACGGCCATGTGCCAGTCCGCGTCCGGTTCGGCGGTCGCGTGCGCCACGAGGAACCCCGCCGCCTCGATCACCCGTTCCTGCGCACCGCCCGCCTCCACGATCGCCGTCGCCGCCGCGATGGCGCGGCGGATTTCCGGACGCTCGGACCACGCATCCTGCCGCCGGCGCCACTTTTGCTCGGCCGGGATGTCCGCGAGGGCGAGCTCCGTTTCGAGAACCGTCCAGGCCCGCCGCCTCTCGAGATACTCCTCCACCACCGCCCAGTCGGGACCGACATCGCCCGGCAGCGGCAGACGCGGCGGCCGGAACGCGAAGTTTCGGCGGCGTGGCGCCGCAATGGCGCCGGCGCCGCCCGTGAGCGGCAGTTGTCGGATGCGGCTCTCCAACCAGTCGCCGGCGGCGACGGGAACCGGATCCGGCGGCGGCGGCGGAACAACAAGGCCCGGCCGCAGGGCGTACAGCGCGATCGCGATCAGCAGCAGCAAGGCCGACCCGGCGCCGACCCAGGCGGCCGGATCGGCGTGCGGTCGCCGGTCGCCACGCGGAATCCGTCGCTGCATGGAGCTCCTAGTAGAAGAGCATCGCGACGACGACGACGAGGATCGCCAGGATGACGAACCACTGCCAGATCTCCTGCTGGTCCTCGGACGGGATGAGCTGGAAGGTGATGGCGCGGTGGGCGTCGATGGCGTTGCGGAGGAAGGGCGCCGCCGACAGGCCGACGTTCTCCAGGACGAACGAGCCGCCCCCGGAGCGCTGGTCGAACATCGCGACCCCTTCCGGGTTGACCCGCGTGCGGATGCCCTCGAGGTCGGCCTCGAGCGTCTCGTCGAAATCGAGACCGCGCACGTAGTCCTGCAGGACGATGTCCACGTCGACGCCCGTCCGGGAGCCGATCACCACCGGGTAGACGTCCAGCCCCCGCCGGCCGAACTCCGAGAGCGCCTGATCGAGGCGGGAGATCTGCTCGTTGTCCGAGGCGAAGTCGCCGTCGGTGAACAGCAGCACGACCCGGTCGGAGCGCTGCGCCGGTTGCCAGTCCTCGTCGCCGCTGTCGAAGCGGTCCTGGTTGTCGAGCGACTGGTACACGTGCTCGAACGCGGCGGCGATGTCGCTGTCCCACGGAAACGCATCGCCCGAGAGCTGCTCCGGCGGCGCGATCTGGCCCAACTGCTCGACGAAGCGCTCGGCGTTCGACGACAGGTGCACCTGCCGGAGCGCGGTGGTGCCGAAGACGAACAGGGCCACCCGATCGCCCGGCGTCAGGATCTCCTCGGTGTACAGGCCGAGCGCCTCGCGCACCGCCAGCTCCAGCCGGGAGGGACCGAGGTCGCGGACCCACATCGAGGCGGACGCGTCGATGATGACGGCTACGTCGACGTCGCCGCGCTTGAAGCTCGACCCGCCGTAGACCCAGAAGGGGCGCGCCGCGGCCAGGCTGAGAATGCTCAGCGCCAGGACGGCCAGGAACCAGAACTTGATGTGTCCGAGGAGCGGGTAGGACGAGCCGTGCGTCCTCGGCGGCCGCAGGCGCAGCCGGAGGAAGAAGATGACGGCGCCGAACAGCAGCAGCAGTCCGGCGATCGGCACGAACGTCAGGTACTCGGGATTCTGAAACTCGACGCTCTCGCGCAACGCGGATTGCAGCTCGTCCATCCCGAACGCCCCCGGCTAGTCCGGCGTCAACCGCGGCGGCGGCGAACCGGCGTTCCTTCGCCCCGCATCTGCTCGAGCTGCGGCGGCTCGGCCTCGCGCAGCGGCTCGAGGGCCCGGCGCACCGCCTCGGGATCGCTCGTCAGGTCGTAGTTCCACTTGAAGTCGAAGCGCCCGGTCGCATCGGCCCGCAACGCCCGCTCGTAGTCGGCGTTCACGTCGTCGAGCACTTCCTCGATGATGGCCGCCTTCTTCAGTTGGCCGTCGGGGTCGTCGTCGGCGATCGCCCGGTAACGCAGCCGCGCGAGCTGGAACTTGGCGCTCGCCAGCAGGTGCGACGCCCGCGGGTCGTCGATCTCGTCGGCCAGATCGCGCACGATCGCCTCGAAATCGCCGGTCAGGTAGTTGTACGACGCCTGCTGCAGGAACGCGTCCCCGAACAGGTAGGCGTCGGAGAACCAGCCGAGGCCCAGGTTCCGGCTGCGCTCGTAGAACCCGGTCACCTCGGCGAGCTGCAGGTCCGCCTGCTCGTAGTCGCCGCGGTCCACCGAATCGCTCAGGGCGTCGAGGTTGGCGTAGAAGCCGCCGAGGCTGCGCGACGGGATCGCCACGAGCGCCAGAAACAGGATCGCCAGGACGAAGCCGATCAGGTATTTGAACGACCGTTCCTTGTCGAGAAGGTCCGTCAGTGCCACGTCTGTATTCCCCCTGTGCAGTGACCGGCGGCCACGCTACGGGCCCGTCCCCCAGAACAGCTCGGCGACGAAGCCGAGCGGAATGCCCACCACCAGCAGCCCCATCGCCAGCAGCAGGAACCGCCCGTAAATCGGCACCTTCAACGCGCGGTGACGCTGCTCCACGCGCACCGCCTCGCGTTCGTCGATCGCCTGGTAGGCCGCGAGCAGGCTGTCTTCGTCGGTCACGTCGAAGTAGTCGCCGCCGTACTCCCGGATCATCTCGATGAGCCGGGGCGTGCTCGGATGCCCGATCATCGCGGTCCGGATGTCGCTCGTGTTGATGTAGATGATGTAGGGCGTGACGTTGCGCTGGCTCAGCGCGGCGAACTCCGCGTCCGGAAACTCGTCGACCGCCGCGTCGGTCACGATGAGCACGGCGCGGTTGACCTGGTCGCCCCCGAGCGCCGCCTCGTCCTGATCGAGCTGCCGGGTGATCGACTGCAGGGGCCGGATGATGTTCGTATCCCCCTCGGCCGGCACGATGCGCACCTTGTCGGGCGGGACGACCATCGCCTTGTCGAGCCGCTGCGTCATCACGTACGGCGCGTCCCACACCTGGAAGTAGTACAACTCGTCGTCCATGACGAAGTCGTCCACCATGTAGGGATAGGTCGAGAAGAGCCACAGCGAAACCCGGTCGTTCTTGCCCTGACGCATGTCGAGGAACCGCAGGTGCGCGTCGCGTGCCACCTCGGCCTTCGACTTGCCGGTGTCGGGGAATTCCCAGGCCATCGAGCCGGAGGTGTCGACCAGATCGACCCGCACGCGCGACTCGATGTAGCCGCTGACCTCCTCGGTCGCGGTCAGGAACGGGTCGGCCGCGGCGAAGAGCATCAGGGCCAGTGCGCCGCCCACGAGCAGCTTCGGCAGCGAGTGGGCCGTCTTGATCCACATGCGCTTCGTGTGCCTGCGCTCGATCACGTGGCCGGAGTGCTGGCGCACGTGCTTCCGCCGGCGGAACATCAGCCGGGCCGCCGAGGCGACCGCCACGACCCCGACGGCGATCGACAGCGCGGTCGCCATCCCGATGTCCCCGTAGCGTACCTGGGCGAACTCCGTCTCCAGCAGCTCGACCAGGCCGGTGTTGAGAAACGCGACGAACTCGGTCCAGGGTTGGAGCATGATTCCCTACCCGTCGAACATGCCCGTGAACGCGCGCCAGAGGCGCACGTGCGGGCGAAGCGCCGCCAGCGCGTCCTCCAGCAGTTGGGCCTCTTCCTTGGGGTTCGCGATGGTCGACGCGTCGCCCTGCTCGAGCCCCGCGTGGTGCTCGGCGAGTCGCGCCGCGAGCGTCGCCAGCGCCGTCTTGCGTCCGCCGTCGTCGAGTCCTTCGATGTGCTGCCGAATGTCCTTCGGCGTGTCGCCGCTGCGCAGGGCCGGCAACTCGGCCTGCAGATACTCCCGCGTGGAGATGACCAGATCCTGCTTGAGCTCGCCGAGGGCGCCGTTGCCCTCGGCCGCCCCGAGCGTCCGCACGTGGCCCTGCAGGGTCCGGCGCGCCTCCCAGATGGACGGCGGGGCGGGAATCTGCGCCTCCAGCCGCTCGATCTCCTCGAGCTCGCGGGCCACCTCGGTGGGAATCACTTCCTTCTTGCGCCACTGCCGCACGAGGAACACCAGCCACACCAGCAGCGGCAGCGGGGCCACGGTCCAGGCCGCCGTGCTGAAGAGCGCGGCGCGACCGCCGAACTCGCCGAGCTCGATCGTGTCCCGGATGTCGAGCACCGGCACGTCGGTCATCGTCGAGACGTAGCGCACCAGCCCCTGCCCGCCGTCGACCTGCTGGATCTCCGCGTCCTCGATGTCCTCGCCGAGGTCGCGGATCAGGTAATAGAAGGCGAAGGACGGGACCAGGTAGACGGCCTTCTCCGGCGCGATGATGCGCAGCCCGTACTCGAAGTCCCAGATGTGCTCGTCCTCGATCCGCCGCTTCACCACGTCGAGCGAAACCGCTTCGAAGGGATGTACCGGCAGGTTCTCCGGCACCATCCGATCCTCGAGGATGATGATCTCGCGCCCCTCCGAGATGAGATCCGGGAAGCGCAGGCGGTAGGTCTGCGAGATGACGTCCCCGGTCTTGACGACGGTCGGCTCGAGCTCCAGGGTCTCGACCATGATCGGCGACTGCGCCGCCGCGGAACCGGCAACCACCAGGGACACGACGAACGTCACGACGGCGAGGCGTCTCACCATGCTTCCTTCCGTTTCGGCTAGCGGGCGGTGCGCGCGATCAGGAACTCCGCCAGGGCGTCGGCGTGGTTCCGGGGCGTCAGCACGACCGAATCGACCCCGCTCTTGTGCTTCAGCATGTACTGGAGCTCCGACATCCGCTCGTCGATCGTGCGCCGGATGGCGCTCGCCTTGCGCGCGGAGATGACGGTCTGCCGGTCGGTCTCCATGTCGTTGATCCGGATGTAGCCGAGACTGCTCCTGACCTGGAATTCCTCGGGATCGTCCAGGATGAGCATCATCATATCGTGCTTCGCGGCCAGCGTGCCCAGCAGCTTGAAATCGAGCGACGCGCGGTCGTTGACGAAATCGACCGCGTCGGAGATCAGGATGAGCGTGTGGCGGTTCTTCAGCCGCGACGCGATGAACCGGAACGGGACCGTGAAGTTCGCGGCGCGCTTCTCCGGGAACTGCCGCTGCAGCTCGATCTTGTCGAAGATCTGCTTGGCGATGTAGAAGACCTGGGGGTTGCCGAGCTTCGGCTTGACGAACGTCTCGATGCGATCCGAAAAGCCCAGCAGGCCCACCGGATCGCGGACGTTGGCCCGGGTGAGTCCGATGTTGCCGATCAGGTCCAGCATCAGCATGGCCTTGCTCGACGCCTGCGAGAGCTGGAACAGGATCGACGACGACAGGTCGACGACGAACACCGTGCGGAGCTCCTTCGGCTCCATCCGCTCGATGCGGAACAGCTTCTCCGGATAGGTCCGCAGGCTGAGCACCCAAGCGATGTCCTTGAGCGGCTGGCCCGGCCGCCACTGATCGACGCCGACGATGTCGTAGCCGGCGCCCTTGAACCCGCTCTTGTGATCGCCGTAGTGGATCGAGGTGGACTTCTTGCGCGTCTTGATTCCGTGCTTGATGTTGCGGAACCGCGCAAAGACCTCCTCTATTTCCACGGGGGGATCTCCATGTCCGCCACGATCTGGCGGAGCAGGTCCTCCTTGTTGACCGAGAACTCCATCCCCTCGCGCAGCACCAGGCGGTGCGCGAGCACCGGCTCGGCCACCGCCTTGATGTGGTCCGGCGTGATCACGGAGTCGCCATTGAAGAACGCGAACGTGCGCGCGACCGCCTCGAGGTGAAAGTGGACGCGGGGCGAGATGCCGACCCGGATGTACTCCTTGACGGTGCGGGCGGCGCGCCCCTGGACCCGGTGCGGCCGCGTGTTGCGGATCAGCCGTACCTTGTACTGCTGGCCGTAGTCCGACATCTTCACCGTGTCGAAGATGTGCTGCGCGATGTCGAGCACCTCGTGGAGGTTGGTCAGCTTGTCGACGTGCTTGCCGACGACGTTGCCGGAAGTGATGTTCAGCTCGTCGTCCTCGCTCTCCGGATCCATCATGTTGATCGAGAGCGTGGTCCGGTCGAGCTGGGCGACGGGATTGGCGAACGTCCCTTCCTCCTCGCCGAAGATGTTCTCGGTGCAGATCACCATGAAGAACCGGGGGCCGTCGATGTCGTTGTAGTCGCACGACAGCGGAAAGAGCGGCAGCATCTTCCCTTCGGCCATGTCGCCGTAGTCGGAGTTCAGCGTCGCCGAGCTCTCCTCCATCCCCTCGAGCACCGCCGCCTTGGTCTTGCCCGACAGCCGGTTGTCCTCGTCGATGAGGACGATGTGGGCCATCAGCTTGCCCGGCTTGAAGTGGATCTTGCGGCTGCCGTCGACCTCTTCGACGATGGTCTCGTAGCCGAGGATGTCCTCCGGCATGTAGGTGGGCAGGCCCTGGATGCGCTCGAACCTGGCGTCGATCGCCATCGCGCAGGCGCTGACCAGGTCGGTCTTGCCGGTGCCGGTCGGCCCGCGGAACATGATGTGGGGCTGGCGCAGCTTCTTCCCCTGGCTCAGCTTGTCGGTGTACGGCAGGAGCGTGAAGAACGCCCACGAGAGGATCCGCGCCGCGTCGTCGAGTCCGTACAGCCACTTGGTGGACTCGCTCTGGAAGCGCTGCACGACCTCGTTGGCGCGATCTCGATCAATCGTCGGTCTGGTCTCGACAGTCATCGCTCGTACGAGCCGCCTTTCACCCGGAGGGAAACGGCGCACCGGCTCGCCCTGCGGCCGGTGCGGCCCGGAAAAGGCGCAAGCATATCAGTGTCGCCGCCGCGGCGCTACCGGACTTGGCATCCGGCCGGCGGAGTGCCAACATGGATCGTTTGCCCGACGCCCGCCGGAGTCGGGCACGGGACGGCGGAACCCGGAGGAACGGAACGATGCCACTGCTGACGGCCGAGGACTACAAGAACAGCCTGCGCGACGGACGGACGGTCTACTACCGGGGCCGGCGCGTGGAAGACGTCACGACGCACCCCGTCATCGGCCGCGCCGTCGACCACGCCGCCATCGACTACCGCATGGCCCACGACGCCTCCGATCGTCCCCTCGCCGTGGTCGACGGACCCAACGGCCCCTGCTCGCGCTACTACGCGATCCCCCGCACGCCGGAGGATCTGCTGCAGCGGAGCGCGCTCATCGAGCGCTCCACCGCCCTCGGCGGCACGCTGGTAGTCCTGATCAAGGAGATCGGCACCGACGCGCTGCTCGCCCTGCGCCTGATCGCCGGGCACCTCGACCGCACGAAGAAGACCAGCTACCTGAAGCGCGTCGAGGCGTTCCATGCCCACTGCCGCGACCGCGACCTGGCCGTCGCGGTCGCCCAGACCGACGTGAAGGGCGACCGGAGCAAGGGGCCGACCGGACAGGATCACCCCGACTACTACGTGCGGGTGGTGGCGCAGGACGCCGACGGCGTGACGCTGCGCGGCGCCAAGGTGCACACGTCGGTGTCGACCAACGCCCACGAGATCATCGTGCTGCCGACCCGCAACCTGTCCTCCGGCGAGGAGGCCTACGCGGTCGCGTGCGCCGTGCCCGCCAACGCGCCGGGCCTGACGATGCTCGCCAGCGGCTACGGCCGGTCCGGGCACGCCTTCGAGCACCCGATCAGCGCGAAGCACAAGATGATGGAGACGCTGACCGTTTTCGACGACGTGAAGGTGCCCTGGGACCGGGTGTTCCTGAACGGCGAGGTGGACATGGCGGGGCCTCTCGCCAAGACCTTCGTCGAGTTCCACCGCTTCACGGCGGTGAGCTACAAGCTGCCGCTCGTCGATCTGTTCGTCGGCGCCTCGCACCTGATGGCGGAGTACAACGGCATCCTGCGCGCGGGACACGTCCGGGACAAGCTGGCGAAGCTCATCAGCTACGCGCAGATCTGCCGCGGCATGACCCGCGAGGCGGCGCGCGAGGCGAGCGTCGTGGACGGGGTGGCCGTGCCCAACGCCGAGCTCATCAACATCGCCAAGCTGCATTTCGCGACCAACTACCACCAGGCGCTGGCGTGGGTGCAGGACATTGCGGGGGGCCTGCTGGCGACCGGACCGAGCGCGGAGGACCTGGATGATCCGAAGCTCGGCGCGCTGATCGACAAGTACCTGGGCGCGGCGGCGGCCCCCCCCCCCCCCCCCCCGGGGCGGGAATAAAAAAAAATAGGGGAAAACCCCCCCCCCCAAGGCGGGGGCCCCCCGGGGGGGGGGGGGGGCCGGCGGGCCCCCGGACCGCGGGCTGATGACCTGGATGACCCCGCGCGCGGCGCGCGCCCCCGCCCGCCCGGCGGCGCGCCCGGCGCGCGGCCCCGCGACCGCCTGCGGCTGATGAACCTGATAGCGGAGATCACCGCCACCGACTTCGGCGGCTACCAGGCGGTGCTGGCGGTGCACGCCGAGGGGAGCATCGAGGCCGAGAAGATGACCATCTGGCGCCAGCACGACGTCAAGCCGAGCGTGCGCTACGCGAAGCGGTTGGCGGGGATCGACGCCTGATCAGGTCCGCATGACGCGGAACGCGAGCGGAGGGGCCGGCTTCTCCGCCTCGGCGAGCGCCTCGGCGATCAGGTGGTGCTGCGGCGACAGGTGGCAGACGGGATCGGTGGCGGTGGCGTCGCCGGTCATCAGGTAGGCCTGGCAGCGGCAGCCGCCGAAGTCGATTTCGCGGCGGTCGCAACTCCGGCACGGCTCGGGCAACCAGTCGGTCCCGCGGAACCGCTGGAAGACGTCCGAGGTGAACCAGATGTCCTCGAGCGACGAGTCCCGCACGTTCGGGAACTCCAGGCCCGGGATCTCGCGCGCGGTCTGACACGGCAGGGCCGCGCCATCCGGCGCCACCGCCATGAAGACCATGCCCCAGCCGTGCAGGCACGCCTTCGGAAACTCCTCGAAGTAGTCGGGCAGCACGTGCACGACGTCCAGCCTGCCGGTGCTCGCGGCCAGCTTCTCGTCCACGACACGCTGGGCGCGCTCGACCTGCGCCCGCGTGGGCATCAGCGCCGCGCGGTTGCGGAACGCCCAGCCGGTGTACTGCGTGTTGGCCAGTTCCAGCCGATCGACGCCCCATGCGAAGGCCGTGTCGATGACCTCGCCGATCCGATCCAGATTGTGCCGATGCAGCACGACGTTGAGGGTCACGGGGAATCCGATCCGCTTGGCGGTCAGCACCGCCTCGCGCTTGCGGTCGAAGGACGGCGCGGCGGCCAGCCGGTCGTTCGCCTCCGGATCGGTATCGAGCAGGCTCACCTGCAGGTGGTCGAGCCCCGCCTCGCGCAGGCGCTCGATCATCTTCTCGTCGGCTACCGTGGCCCCGGTGCTCAGGTTCGAGTACAGCTCGCAGTCGCGCGCCGCGCGGCACAGGTCGAGAATGTCGCGGCGGACCAGCGGCTCGCCGCCGGAGAGATGAAGCTGCGCGACGCCCAGCTCCGCCGCCTGCTCGAACACCCGCACCCAGGTGGCGGTGTCCAGCTCGCTCTTGTAGCGCGCGAGCTCCAGCGGATTGCTGCAGTACGGGCACTGCAACGGGCAGCGGTAGGTGATCTCGGCCAGCAGCGCGCGCGGCCGGGGCAGCTCAGTCGGCGCCGGCGTCATGGATCAGTCCTCTCTCTGCGAGCGCGCCGAGAAACTCCCGCACGTCGTCCTCGGGCTCGGCCCCGGGAAACGCTTCCTTCAGCGCCGCCACGACTTCCTCCAGCGACCTTCCGTCGCACAGCTTGACGATGGCGGTGCTGGGTTCGTTGAGCAGCATCATCCCTTCGGGGAAGACGAGCTGGTGCTCCTTGCGCACCTTGTCCCAGCGGTAGCGGGCGTGGGGCGCCAGCAGCGGACGGCGGATGCCGCCCTCCTTCGTCATCCCGCCGCCCCGTCGGTCGGCGTCACGCACTGATGATAGATGGCGTCGAGCTGCGCCCACAGCAGATCGCACTTGAAGCGCAGCGCCGCCGCGGCCCGTTCCTGCTCCGGGCGCGTGACGCAGTGGTCCAGGACGATGCCCAGGCCATGGTCGGTGTCGCGCGGCGCCTGCGTGAGACGCGAACGGAAGTACGCCAGCGCCTCGGGGTCGATCCAGGTGTAGTGCTTCTCGAACGCAGCCAGCCGGGTCGCCATCAGGTTCGGGGAGAACAGCTCCGTGAGCGACGAGGCGACCCCCTCGACCCACGGGCGCGTCTCGACGAACTTGACGTAGGCGTCGACGGCGTAGCGCACGCCGGGCAGCAGGCGGCGATCGTCCTCGAGCTCCTCGGGCGCGACGCCGGTGGCGGCGGCCAGCCTGAGCCACTTGTCGATGCCCCCGGGGCCGCTCTCCGTGCCGTCGTGATCGTGGATCCGCTGGATCCACTTCTGCCGGATGCCGCGATCGGGGCACCGCGACAGCAGGACGGCGTCCTTGATCGGAATGTTCTTCTGGTAGTAGAAGCGGTTGGCGACCCAGAGCTGAAGCTGCTCCCGGCTCAGCCGGCCGTCGTTCATCAGCCGGTGGAACGGGTGCTTGTCATGGTAGCGGGCCTGCCCGATCGCCCGGAGCTTCTCGGTGAACTCATCCCGTGACCACGGTTTCATTGGCGCTCCCTACCGATCCGCGGCGGCCCCTGACGCCGCCCGCGGCCGCTCCCTGACTCCTCAGAGATCGAAGACGTCCCCGTCCGCGCCGACCCGGACCCCGGCCGCGTCGACGCGGCGGCGCTGGGGGCTCGAGTCGTTCAGCATCGGGTTGGTGTTGTTGATGTGCACGTAGACGCGGTGGCGAACCGGCAGACCGCCGATCCAGTCGAGGCTGCCGCCGTCGCCGTCGACCGGAAGATGCCCCATCTCGCGCGCGGTGATGTCGGTGATGCCGGTCGTGCGCGGCTCGTCGTCCGACCAGAAGGTGCCGTCCATCAGGAGGGCGTCCGCGCCTTCCACCGCCGTGCGCAAGGCGTCGTTGACGACCGGCAGACCGGGCGCGTAGACGAGCCGCGCCCCGCGCGCGACATCGGTGATCTCGAGTCCGATCACGGATCCGACGGCGTCGGCGGCCTCCGTGCCGACGACGAAACGCGGCACGTCGCGTCCCACCTCGAACGCCCGCAGCCGGAGTCCGCTCGGGACGCCGTCCGCGCCCGCCGGCAGCTCGGTCGGCTCATCGAGGGGCAGGTCGATCCAGGGTCGCGGGGCGAAGTGCGACAGCACCGGCGCCACCGGAAAATGTTCGGTGAGCCACTCGCGGACGAGCGGCGTCGATACGACAGGGAACGAGCAGCCCTCGCGAATGAGCAGGAGCCCCGACATGTGGTCGAGCTCGGCGTCCGTCAGCACGCAGCCCGCAATGGCCGTCGCGCGCCCGCCGCCGCCGGCCGGCGTCAACTCGGGCGTCGCCTGGATCTGCTGTCGGATGTCCGGAGAAACGTTGAGGAGGAACCACCGAACGCCGTCGACGGTAATCGCGAGGGAAGATTGGGTGCGTGCGGAGATCTCGGGAGACCCCGCACGCACTCCAGAACAATTCGGGCACCGGCAATTCCATTGCGGCAGTCCGCCGCCGGCCGCCGAGCCCAGGATCCGAACGCGCACAGCGAACGACCCTGTCGATCCCGCCTAGCGGCTGTTGACGTAGAAGGTGACTTCCATCGACAGCGAGATCGCCTTGAACTCAGGCTTCGTCCAGGTCATCTTGGCTACTCCTTGGTAGTTCCGAAGAAAACGCCGTGAACTTCGAAAGGCGGAGCATACCATTCTCGTCGAGAGTGCGCAAGGGGCGGCGTGGGTTTTTCGATCTCGGGGTCGAGCAGCGGGCGCCAGGCTGCCGCCGCACCCGAACGCGGGCGCTTGCGTCAAACGCGCAGCGTCCGCCAGCGCCCGCTGCGGAAGAGCCGCTGCATCAGCAGCACCTGCACGGCCGGCGCCGCCACCCACGCGAGCAGCGCGCCCTCCGGCTCCCAGCCGAGCCCGACCAGCAGGGTCAGCGTGAGCGCCAGCAGGACGCCCCACTGCGTCACGACGGTGTAGCGGAAGATCGGCTTCGTGTCGCCCGCCCCGGTCAACGCTCCCTGCGTGCCGATGCTGAGCGAGCTGAAGAACTGCGCCACCGCGAACCAGCGCAGCACCGTGGCGCCGAGCGCCGCGACTTCCGGGTCGACGATGAACAGCGCGGCAATCGGCTCGGCGAGCACGAACGTCGCCGCCACCACGCCTGCCATGATCAGGCCGAGCAGCAGCACGGCACGCTGGCCGATGGACTGCGCGAGGTCGAACCGCCGCGCACCGACCGCCTGGCCGACCAGTGTCGCGGCGGCCACCTGAAAGGCCAACGCGGGAAGCACGCTGACCAGGCGCACCTGCAGGCCGACACCCACGGCGGCGTGCAGCGACGCGCCGAGCGGCACGACGCCGAGCAGGCCCAGATAGACGAGCCGCGCGCCGTTGCGGGCGATGGCGGCGAGGGCCGGCGACGTTCCGATGCGCAGGATGCGCCGCACCAGACCCCAGTCGACGCCTCCCCAGGGCCGCACCCGCAGGCGCGCGTGCCGGGTGCCGCGCACCAGCAGCACCAGGTAGGCCGCCGCCCCGAGGCCGCGCGCCGCCACCGTGCCGATCGCCGCCCCCGCCACGCCGTAGGCGGGCACCGCGCCGGCGCCGAAGACGAAGACGTAGTTGAGTCCGATGTTCAGCCCGCTGACCACCGCGGCGAGCTTCAGCGGCGTCAACGTGTCGCCGGTCCCCCGGAAGACCGCCGC
Encoded here:
- a CDS encoding VWA domain-containing protein; the protein is MDELQSALRESVEFQNPEYLTFVPIAGLLLLFGAVIFFLRLRLRPPRTHGSSYPLLGHIKFWFLAVLALSILSLAAARPFWVYGGSSFKRGDVDVAVIIDASASMWVRDLGPSRLELAVREALGLYTEEILTPGDRVALFVFGTTALRQVHLSSNAERFVEQLGQIAPPEQLSGDAFPWDSDIAAAFEHVYQSLDNQDRFDSGDEDWQPAQRSDRVVLLFTDGDFASDNEQISRLDQALSEFGRRGLDVYPVVIGSRTGVDVDIVLQDYVRGLDFDETLEADLEGIRTRVNPEGVAMFDQRSGGGSFVLENVGLSAAPFLRNAIDAHRAITFQLIPSEDQQEIWQWFVILAILVVVVAMLFY
- a CDS encoding MoxR family ATPase, with the protein product MTVETRPTIDRDRANEVVQRFQSESTKWLYGLDDAARILSWAFFTLLPYTDKLSQGKKLRQPHIMFRGPTGTGKTDLVSACAMAIDARFERIQGLPTYMPEDILGYETIVEEVDGSRKIHFKPGKLMAHIVLIDEDNRLSGKTKAAVLEGMEESSATLNSDYGDMAEGKMLPLFPLSCDYNDIDGPRFFMVICTENIFGEEEGTFANPVAQLDRTTLSINMMDPESEDDELNITSGNVVGKHVDKLTNLHEVLDIAQHIFDTVKMSDYGQQYKVRLIRNTRPHRVQGRAARTVKEYIRVGISPRVHFHLEAVARTFAFFNGDSVITPDHIKAVAEPVLAHRLVLREGMEFSVNKEDLLRQIVADMEIPPWK
- a CDS encoding TlpA family protein disulfide reductase, with the protein product MQRRIPRGDRRPHADPAAWVGAGSALLLLIAIALYALRPGLVVPPPPPDPVPVAAGDWLESRIRQLPLTGGAGAIAAPRRRNFAFRPPRLPLPGDVGPDWAVVEEYLERRRAWTVLETELALADIPAEQKWRRRQDAWSERPEIRRAIAAATAIVEAGGAQERVIEAAGFLVAHATAEPDADWHMAVGARTLAAHAPRFDEWPRVMMQLDAGRTFAPNGQSMAREIDAFFERMAANAADPAVRALARYYVAVGLMRSANGFWSQPGVREARRQRALEAAAGLSAGVEQESFAPAQEPGSPFASIPPTLAAAEADLLHGIRHATVGGALSEMVGRRLDGSEDRLSAYAGRVLLIDFWATGCRRCAVERPALRELVAELPVDRFTLLGISVDEAPQAVIELGRDEPMPWTNWHAGPASDLARRWYVRDLPTYVLVDREGVVLARTDGLTDAFTSLIRRTVAAVR
- the pqqE gene encoding pyrroloquinoline quinone biosynthesis protein PqqE, which encodes MPRPRALLAEITYRCPLQCPYCSNPLELARYKSELDTATWVRVFEQAAELGVAQLHLSGGEPLVRRDILDLCRAARDCELYSNLSTGATVADEKMIERLREAGLDHLQVSLLDTDPEANDRLAAAPSFDRKREAVLTAKRIGFPVTLNVVLHRHNLDRIGEVIDTAFAWGVDRLELANTQYTGWAFRNRAALMPTRAQVERAQRVVDEKLAASTGRLDVVHVLPDYFEEFPKACLHGWGMVFMAVAPDGAALPCQTAREIPGLEFPNVRDSSLEDIWFTSDVFQRFRGTDWLPEPCRSCDRREIDFGGCRCQAYLMTGDATATDPVCHLSPQHHLIAEALAEAEKPAPPLAFRVMRT
- a CDS encoding gamma-aminobutyrate dehydratase, which encodes MDRLPDARRSRARDGGTRRNGTMPLLTAEDYKNSLRDGRTVYYRGRRVEDVTTHPVIGRAVDHAAIDYRMAHDASDRPLAVVDGPNGPCSRYYAIPRTPEDLLQRSALIERSTALGGTLVVLIKEIGTDALLALRLIAGHLDRTKKTSYLKRVEAFHAHCRDRDLAVAVAQTDVKGDRSKGPTGQDHPDYYVRVVAQDADGVTLRGAKVHTSVSTNAHEIIVLPTRNLSSGEEAYAVACAVPANAPGLTMLASGYGRSGHAFEHPISAKHKMMETLTVFDDVKVPWDRVFLNGEVDMAGPLAKTFVEFHRFTAVSYKLPLVDLFVGASHLMAEYNGILRAGHVRDKLAKLISYAQICRGMTREAAREASVVDGVAVPNAELINIAKLHFATNYHQALAWVQDIAGGLLATGPSAEDLDDPKLGALIDKYLGAAAAPPPPPPGRE
- a CDS encoding VWA domain-containing protein, coding for MLQPWTEFVAFLNTGLVELLETEFAQVRYGDIGMATALSIAVGVVAVASAARLMFRRRKHVRQHSGHVIERRHTKRMWIKTAHSLPKLLVGGALALMLFAAADPFLTATEEVSGYIESRVRVDLVDTSGSMAWEFPDTGKSKAEVARDAHLRFLDMRQGKNDRVSLWLFSTYPYMVDDFVMDDELYYFQVWDAPYVMTQRLDKAMVVPPDKVRIVPAEGDTNIIRPLQSITRQLDQDEAALGGDQVNRAVLIVTDAAVDEFPDAEFAALSQRNVTPYIIYINTSDIRTAMIGHPSTPRLIEMIREYGGDYFDVTDEDSLLAAYQAIDEREAVRVEQRHRALKVPIYGRFLLLAMGLLVVGIPLGFVAELFWGTGP